One Peterkaempfera bronchialis DNA window includes the following coding sequences:
- a CDS encoding ABC transporter ATP-binding protein produces MITFEQVSVSYPDAAAPALCGVDLHLPEGELCLLVGPSGSGKSTLLGAVSGLVPHFTGGVLRGRVTVAGRDTRTHRPRELADVVGSVGQDPRSHFVTDTVEDELAYGMESLGTPPEVMRRRVEETLDLLGLAELRDRPLASLSGGQQQRVAIGSVLTVSPRLLVLDEPTSALDPGAAEEVLAVLQRLVHDLGTTVLLAEHRLERVVQYADRVVLLPGPGLPPVVGGPAEVMAASPVFPPVVGLGRAAGWSPLPLSVRDARRRAAPLRARLAGTGPAVPVRVAAEPAAQTAAEPAAEVRGLVVRRGPVAALRGVDLTLHRGTVTALMGRNGAGKSTLLGSLVGLHAPSSGSVRVAGLTPHRTRPAQLIRRVGLVPQDPRDLLYGETVAAECNAADADCGAAPGTCRALVERLLPGLADGSHPRDLSEGQRLTLALAVVLTARPSLILLDEPTRGLDYAAKERLVRIVRELAADGPCAVLLATHDVELAAELADRTVILADGEIVADGPTAAVVTSSPAFAPQVAKVLAPEPWLTVGQVRDALARTEPGAPV; encoded by the coding sequence GTGATCACCTTTGAGCAGGTCTCGGTCAGCTACCCCGACGCCGCCGCGCCCGCGCTCTGCGGAGTGGATCTGCACCTCCCCGAGGGGGAGCTGTGCCTGCTGGTCGGGCCGTCCGGCTCGGGCAAGTCCACCCTGCTGGGGGCGGTCAGCGGACTGGTGCCGCACTTCACCGGCGGCGTACTGCGCGGCCGGGTCACCGTCGCCGGCCGGGACACCCGCACCCACCGGCCGCGTGAACTCGCCGATGTGGTCGGCAGCGTGGGCCAGGACCCGAGGTCCCACTTCGTCACCGACACCGTCGAGGACGAACTCGCCTACGGCATGGAGTCCCTGGGCACCCCGCCCGAGGTGATGCGCCGCCGCGTCGAGGAGACCCTGGACCTGCTGGGCCTCGCCGAGCTGCGCGACCGGCCGCTCGCCTCGCTCTCCGGCGGGCAGCAGCAGCGGGTGGCGATCGGCTCGGTGCTCACCGTGAGCCCCCGGCTTCTGGTGCTGGACGAACCCACCTCCGCCCTCGATCCGGGCGCCGCAGAGGAGGTGCTGGCGGTGCTGCAACGGCTGGTCCACGACCTGGGCACCACCGTGCTGCTGGCCGAGCACCGGTTGGAGCGGGTCGTCCAGTACGCCGACCGGGTGGTGCTGCTGCCCGGACCGGGCCTGCCCCCGGTGGTCGGCGGACCGGCGGAGGTGATGGCCGCCTCACCGGTCTTCCCCCCGGTGGTCGGGCTGGGCCGGGCGGCCGGCTGGTCGCCGCTGCCGCTCTCGGTACGCGACGCCCGGCGCCGGGCCGCCCCGCTGCGGGCCCGCCTGGCGGGCACCGGGCCCGCCGTCCCCGTACGCGTCGCAGCCGAACCTGCCGCCCAGACCGCAGCCGAGCCCGCCGCCGAGGTGCGGGGCCTGGTGGTGCGGCGCGGGCCGGTGGCGGCGCTGCGCGGTGTCGACCTCACCCTGCACCGGGGCACGGTCACCGCCCTGATGGGCCGCAACGGCGCGGGCAAGTCCACCCTGCTGGGCAGCCTGGTCGGGCTGCACGCCCCGTCCTCCGGGTCGGTGCGGGTCGCCGGGCTCACCCCGCACCGCACCCGGCCCGCCCAGCTGATCCGCCGGGTCGGGCTGGTCCCGCAGGACCCGCGCGACCTGCTGTACGGCGAGACGGTGGCGGCGGAGTGCAACGCCGCCGACGCCGACTGCGGCGCGGCACCGGGCACCTGCCGCGCCCTGGTGGAGCGGCTGCTGCCGGGCCTGGCCGACGGCAGCCACCCGCGCGACCTCTCCGAAGGGCAGCGGCTCACCCTGGCACTGGCCGTGGTGCTGACCGCCCGGCCCTCGCTGATCCTGCTGGACGAGCCGACCCGGGGCCTGGACTACGCGGCCAAGGAGCGGCTGGTGCGCATCGTGCGGGAACTGGCCGCCGACGGTCCCTGCGCGGTCCTGCTGGCCACCCACGATGTGGAGCTCGCCGCCGAACTCGCCGACCGCACGGTCATCCTGGCCGACGGCGAGATCGTCGCCGACGGCCCCACCGCCGCCGTCGTCACCTCCTCCCCCGCTTTCGCCCCGCAGGTCGCCAAGGTGCTCGCGCCCGAGCCGTGGCTGACCGTCGGCCAGGTGCGCGACGCCCTCGCCCGTACCGAACCCGGGGCCCCCGTATGA
- a CDS encoding energy-coupling factor transporter transmembrane component T produces MPSRTPPVTEAPAPARLRTARPAAGPRQLHPGAWWLWALGLATAASRTTNPLLLLLAAAVAGHVVAARRGAAAWSRSYGAFLKLGLLVLGIRLLFAVVLGSPIPGTRVLFTLPEVPLPDWAQGVRLGGRVTAEALLFALYDGLRLAVLLGCVGAANALANPARLLRALPGALYEAGVAVVVAMTFAPNLVADVQRLRSARRLRGRSDRGVKALLSVGIPVLEGALERSVSLAAAMDTRGFGRTAEVPVAVRRTTAALTLTGLSGVCVAVYGLLTDAGTAWALPLLAAGVAAAGGGLLVGGRRALRTRYRPDPWAAREWLVSGSGAAVAALAVWLSTRDPAAFHPAAVPVTMPVLPLAAAGAVLLGLVPAVAAPVPPMPVVPARARPGAGDAGTAVPGQAGREERKEAQQ; encoded by the coding sequence ATGCCCTCCAGGACTCCCCCCGTGACCGAAGCCCCCGCCCCCGCCCGCCTCCGCACGGCCCGTCCGGCGGCCGGTCCGCGCCAGCTGCACCCCGGCGCATGGTGGCTCTGGGCGCTGGGGCTGGCCACCGCCGCCTCCCGCACCACCAACCCGCTGCTGCTGCTCCTGGCCGCCGCCGTCGCCGGTCATGTGGTGGCCGCGCGGCGCGGCGCGGCGGCCTGGTCCCGCTCGTATGGCGCGTTTCTGAAGCTCGGTCTGCTGGTGCTCGGCATCCGGCTGCTCTTCGCGGTCGTCCTGGGCTCGCCGATCCCGGGGACCCGGGTGCTCTTCACGCTGCCCGAGGTGCCGCTGCCCGACTGGGCGCAGGGGGTGCGGCTGGGCGGCCGGGTGACGGCCGAGGCGCTGCTCTTCGCGCTGTACGACGGCCTCCGGCTGGCGGTGCTGCTGGGCTGCGTGGGGGCGGCCAATGCGCTGGCCAACCCGGCCCGGCTGCTGCGCGCCCTGCCGGGGGCGCTGTACGAGGCCGGGGTGGCGGTGGTGGTCGCCATGACCTTCGCCCCCAACCTGGTCGCCGACGTGCAGCGGCTGCGGTCCGCCCGGAGGCTGCGCGGACGCTCCGACCGGGGCGTCAAGGCGCTGCTGAGCGTGGGCATCCCGGTGCTGGAGGGCGCCCTGGAACGCTCCGTCAGCCTGGCCGCCGCCATGGACACCCGGGGCTTCGGCCGTACCGCCGAGGTGCCGGTCGCGGTGCGCCGCACCACCGCCGCGCTCACCCTCACCGGCCTGTCGGGGGTCTGTGTCGCGGTGTACGGGCTGCTCACCGACGCCGGAACGGCGTGGGCGCTGCCGCTGCTGGCCGCCGGGGTGGCCGCCGCCGGAGGCGGGCTGCTGGTGGGCGGGCGGCGGGCGCTGCGCACCCGCTACCGGCCGGACCCATGGGCGGCGCGGGAGTGGCTGGTCTCCGGTTCGGGGGCGGCGGTCGCGGCGCTGGCGGTGTGGCTGTCGACCCGCGACCCGGCCGCGTTCCACCCGGCGGCCGTGCCGGTCACCATGCCGGTGCTGCCGCTGGCGGCGGCGGGCGCCGTGCTGCTGGGGCTGGTCCCGGCGGTGGCCGCGCCGGTGCCGCCGATGCCGGTCGTACCGGCGCGGGCACGGCCGGGTGCGGGGGATGCCGGGACGGCGGTGCCCGGGCAGGCGGGCCGCGAGGAACGGAAGGAAGCCCAGCAGTGA